One stretch of Vibrio kanaloae DNA includes these proteins:
- a CDS encoding NUDIX hydrolase, with the protein MSKVIHQWKSISLIEENVTLPTNVVVKHTTISHPGAAVILPITSSGKIILINQFRPSLKKWLLELPAGTMENDETPLQCAQRELEEETGYSATSFQGLGQVTPLAGFCDEIQHLFVAKDLSLTTRFECDEDEVIEVIELSLQELHDKIRHDQITDAKTIACLSKAQLCGYL; encoded by the coding sequence ATGAGTAAAGTTATCCATCAATGGAAAAGTATTTCTCTTATCGAAGAGAACGTGACGCTCCCTACGAACGTCGTGGTAAAACACACCACAATCAGCCACCCTGGCGCGGCCGTTATTCTTCCTATCACTTCGTCTGGAAAGATTATCCTCATTAATCAGTTTCGCCCTTCCCTTAAAAAATGGCTTCTAGAGTTACCTGCGGGCACCATGGAAAATGATGAGACACCTCTTCAATGTGCTCAACGCGAACTGGAAGAAGAAACCGGTTACAGTGCAACTTCCTTTCAAGGCTTGGGGCAAGTTACGCCTTTGGCTGGCTTCTGTGATGAGATACAACATCTATTCGTCGCGAAAGACCTTAGCCTCACTACCCGCTTTGAATGTGACGAAGATGAAGTCATAGAAGTAATCGAGCTAAGCTTACAAGAACTGCACGACAAAATACGACACGATCAAATCACTGATGCCAAAACTATCGCTTGTTTAAGTAAAGCCCAACTATGTG